The following proteins come from a genomic window of Salvia hispanica cultivar TCC Black 2014 chromosome 4, UniMelb_Shisp_WGS_1.0, whole genome shotgun sequence:
- the LOC125222150 gene encoding xyloglucan 6-xylosyltransferase 2-like: protein MLDRVLGPLNARRLQRAFRKAKLTVLCLFLTLIVLRANIGAGKFGTPEKDLDDIRETFSHIRKRAEPRRVLEEVSELQSTGNADSGSKNYADFDIKKILKDADDGFPEFKRDPLQPYSLGPKISDWDEQRSEWLKNNPDYPNFVAENKPRVLLVTGSSPTPCENPVGDHYLLKSIKNKIDYTRVHGIEIFYNMALLDAEMAGFWAKLPLIRKLLLSHPEVEFLWWMDSDAMFTDMAYEVPWERYKDHNFVMHGWDEMIYDEKNWIGLNTGSFLLRNCQWSLDILDTWAPMGPKGKVREDAGKILTRELTGRPVFEADDQSAMVYILATEKEKWGDKVYLENHYYLHGYWGILVDKYEQMIESYHPGFGDHRWPLVTHFVGCKPCGKFGDYPVERCLKQMDRAFNFGDNQILQMYGFTHKSLSSRKVVRIRNETSKPLEVRDELGLLHPSFKAVKTVS from the coding sequence ATGCTGGATCGGGTTCTCGGCCCGCTCAACGCGCGCCGCCTCCAACGCGCTTTCCGCAAGGCGAAGCTGACGGTGCTCTGCCTCTTCCTCACGCTCATCGTGCTGCGCGCCAACATCGGCGCCGGGAAGTTCGGCACGCCGGAGAAGGACCTCGACGACATCCGCGAGACCTTCTCTCACATCCGCAAGCGGGCCGAGCCGCGCCGCGTCTTGGAGGAGGTCTCCGAGCTCCAATCGACCGGGAATGCCGACTCCGGTAGCAAAAACTACGCCGATTTCGATATCAAGAAGATCTTGAAGGATGCAGACGACGGCTTCCCCGAATTCAAGCGAGATCCATTGCAGCCTTACTCCCTCGGCCCAAAAATATCGGATTGGGATGAGCAGAGATCGGAGTGGCTGAAGAACAATCCGGATTACCCCAATTTCGTCGCTGAGAATAAGCCTAGGGTTTTGCTGGTGACGGGTTCGTCGCCGACGCCGTGTGAGAATCCGGTGGGGGATCATTACTTGCTGAAATCGATCAAGAATAAGATTGATTACACTAGGGTTCATGGGATTGAGATCTTCTATAATATGGCATTGCTTGATGCTGAAATGGCTGGTTTTTGGGCGAAATTGCCGTTGATTAGGAAGCTGCTGCTGTCTCACCCTGAGGTGGAGTTTCTATGGTGGATGGATAGTGATGCTATGTTTACTGATATGGCTTATGAGGTGCCGTGGGAGAGGTATAAAGATCACAACTTTGTGATGCACGGTTGGGATGAGATGATTTATGATGAGAAGAATTGGATTGGATTGAACACCGGGAGTTTCTTGTTGAGGAACTGTCAGTGGTCGTTGGACATTCTTGATACGTGGGCGCCAATGGGGCCGAAGGGGAAGGTTAGGGAGGATGCGGGGAAGATTCTGACGAGGGAGCTGACGGGCAGGCCGGTGTTTGAGGCGGATGATCAGTCTGCAATGGTGTATATCTTGGCAACGGAGAAGGAGAAGTGGGGCGACAAGGTTTATCTCGAGAATCATTATTATCTGCACGGTTATTGGGGGATTTTGGTGGATAAATATGAGCAGATGATTGAGAGCTACCATCCCGGGTTTGGTGATCACAGGTGGCCTCTTGTGACTCACTTTGTGGGTTGCAAGCCTTGTGGGAAATTTGGGGATTATCCCGTTGAGAGGTGCTTGAAGCAGATGGACCGTGCGTTCAACTTTGGGGATAATCAGATACTGCAGATGTATGGCTTCACGCATAAGTCGCTTTCTAGTAGGAAGGTGGTGAGGATTAGGAACGAGACGAGCAAGCCTCTTGAAGTGAGGGATGAGCTCGGCTTGCTTCACCCCTCGTTTAAGGCTGTGAAGACTGTTTCTTGA
- the LOC125221439 gene encoding putative expansin-B14: MHSTVNVNATLNRVGFLPAVATWYGNPTGAGSGGACGLENDVINAPYHGMISAGNGNLFRSGAGCGTCYMVRCRDNPACSGYPIHVTITDECPGLCNNEPFHFDLSGKAFGSLAKPGHEDQLRNAGRINIQYVRVRCHYRAHIAVKIDSGSNPYYLAMAVENVNGDGEIDRIEILGQGSKSWEAMQRNWGETWKFNVPSGTIGPFSIRFTDRSSRTVVANRLVPRDWTPGKTYYSRINFR, translated from the exons ATGCATTCCACAGTGAATGTGAATGCGACACTCAATAGAGTTGGTTTCTTACCGGCGGTGGCGACTTGGTACGGCAACCCCACCGGAGCAGGAAGtg GTGGAGCTTGTGGTTTGGAAAATGATGTGATAAATGCTCCTTACCACGGCATGATTTCGGCCGGAAATGGCAATTTATTCCGCTCCGGTGCCGGCTGTGGGACATGTTATATG GTGAGATGCAGAGATAATCCAGCTTGTTCGGGATATCCAATTCATGTGACAATCACAGACGAATGCCCTGGCCTATGTAACAATGAACCTTTTCACTTTGACTTAAGTGGAAAAGCTTTTGGTTCTTTAGCAAAACCTGGCCATGAAGATCAGTTGAGAAATGCAGGAAGGATCAACATTCAATATGTGAG AGTGAGATGCCACTACAGGGCTCATATAGCAGTGAAGATCGACTCGGGGTCAAACCCTTACTATCTAGCCATGGCTGTGGAGAATGTGAATGGAGATGGTGAAATCGATCGAATTGAGATATTAGGTCAAGGTTCGAAATCATGGGAGGCTATGCAACGTAACTGGGGTGAGACTTGGAAATTTAATGTGCCTAGTGGAACTATTGGACCATTTTCAATTAGGTTCACAGATCGCAGCTCAAGAACAGTTGTAGCTAATAGACTCGTGCCGAGAGATTGGACTCCCGGAAAAACATATTACTCAAGAATTAATTTCCGTTAA